The proteins below are encoded in one region of Acidobacteriota bacterium:
- a CDS encoding DUF1538 domain-containing protein, which translates to MDALTNALLATVRDVAALSALLLGFQLFVLRQPIPHLKRVLVGLLLAVLGLAFFLVGLELALFPLGQSMATQLSSPDFVFGGGAAPDSPRWWMYGWIYLFAAIIGFSTTLAEPALIAVAFKAKQASRGTVRPWGLRLVVAFGVGVGISLGTFRIVTGTSLVLFIAAGYLIVLVQTFFAPKSIIPLAYDSGGVTTSTVTVPLVTALGLGLSATIPGRNPALDGFGLIAFASLFPMITVMGYAQFAALWAKLRSR; encoded by the coding sequence ATCGACGCGCTGACGAACGCACTGCTGGCTACGGTTCGCGACGTGGCTGCGCTCAGCGCGCTACTGCTGGGCTTCCAGCTGTTCGTGCTGCGTCAGCCGATCCCGCACCTCAAGCGCGTGCTGGTCGGCCTCCTCCTCGCCGTCTTAGGGCTGGCGTTCTTTTTGGTCGGGCTCGAACTGGCGCTGTTTCCGCTGGGCCAGTCGATGGCCACGCAGCTTTCGTCGCCTGACTTCGTATTCGGCGGCGGCGCGGCGCCCGATTCGCCCCGGTGGTGGATGTACGGGTGGATCTACCTCTTCGCCGCGATTATCGGTTTCTCCACCACGCTGGCCGAGCCCGCCCTGATCGCCGTCGCATTCAAGGCAAAACAGGCGTCGCGTGGGACGGTCCGGCCATGGGGACTTCGCCTGGTCGTGGCCTTCGGCGTGGGTGTGGGCATCTCGCTGGGCACATTTCGTATCGTGACCGGCACGTCTCTCGTCTTGTTTATCGCAGCCGGCTACTTGATCGTGCTCGTCCAGACCTTCTTTGCGCCGAAATCGATCATCCCGTTGGCTTACGACTCCGGCGGGGTCACGACATCGACCGTGACCGTTCCACTGGTCACGGCCCTCGGCCTGGGCCTGTCAGCGACCATTCCGGGGCGCAATCCGGCGCTGGACGGGTTCGGCCTGATCGCGTTCGCCAGCTTGTTTCCGATGATTACCGTGATGGGGTACGCTCAATTCGCCGCGTTGTGGGCGAAACTGCGCTCAAGGTAG
- a CDS encoding P-II family nitrogen regulator produces the protein MKYKVIVATLKTNVTDHVVEAAKACGISGATIVPSHGTGMREAKTFLGLSLETQTDVVIFLAEEELVQPVMTAIHKAGKLDEHGTGVVFVLPVEQVDGIKEEIVRQQPD, from the coding sequence ATGAAATACAAGGTCATCGTCGCCACTCTCAAAACGAACGTCACGGACCATGTCGTCGAAGCCGCCAAGGCTTGCGGGATCTCCGGAGCGACGATCGTACCCAGCCACGGGACGGGTATGCGCGAGGCGAAGACGTTTCTCGGCCTCAGCCTGGAGACGCAGACGGACGTCGTGATCTTCCTGGCCGAAGAAGAGCTGGTCCAGCCGGTGATGACGGCGATCCATAAGGCCGGAAAGCTGGACGAGCACGGCACAGGCGTGGTCTTCGTACTGCCGGTGGAGCAGGTTGACGGGATCAAGGAGGAGATCGTTCGTCAGCAGCCGGATTGA
- a CDS encoding thrombospondin type 3 repeat-containing protein, which yields MRTCSLLIAALAFLPVAAQTTVYHLEQDAATFLTTDATENAAGRRLVDIEIDGTGGSRTYSGLWTDAFVGGGATVRTLVDGDLPDWIFFKATVGELDGVWLDVEMVDDGVDERWSAIFLEQPGRLVSGIIVDEVEATFDIEHAQMLRDGYAMTDFDVYDLNGTPHYVGVFHRGDDIPMTHLYRDMTKDEVNALTNPMQGRIVDLEEYESATQGDLRYAVLVAQYGGGNWGIITYLEDALAIDSWTATWGADHLTDLELTKSVPGETHYMAVWGDTWKAAHAVAPLAPEVDPEHLTSDLTTAISNFESGSSVVNVLGFYGKNLRTDQSVGYRKNTPFYLASASKWAIHAHLWSRIGTGEVDRIMDTIPYTNAIDSGAPWYVDERPNPGFGTGGIVQGNTTADDRGMTFSVDRFDDGMMTQSDNAATSALVLSTDPAAGAPRIGAAWADPDLNTWLTEVAEIASGWGVTTSIQDVDRYELWSGQQNAAFPVDNSYFEAPGHTMRPRLFSSFRACTVLGVPPDTCPAAGDCIRCDATCLNGEICADIDDPWGDLATYFGLVGPGPTFPPADNGFGEARYFRSGLNSATPRAFGHLLEKYWELEFFDEPTRDASLANLNSSDDLTANLGCARVGGPTGCYLPIVAYSKGGLRGTTTRNSKVVVDSSIVLLDDEVLVLNAMTKGGNQTSGTVQTNVMAPLGQAMIERLTTDLYSEPDAIREFSSRNVRVGETFLIQLWISNAGGASPGGGYPVGFFLTDSPTDPTPLVDLGEAQFPGMPGYSSAGKVQILTIPPGTETGTYYLGWRIDAWTGPSDWGEIPEFSESNNLYIDAAPIEVLPDRPVYSFESRSLWVETFAGSDFPAPVSLDAMPGEPAFVETLMQTANDICDNGGPQPIAATGTATQDSFTDTYSLRAFGTGTNVIDDPGLCLNAGATAISSFEADLDTDRTYWLEVQADLDDAQVVLFTSGGFPQFWDTPGTHTFATALPAGSVGLFADATTGPTALDASFDISLALVDPETAAGRVQNLTVEPGAGNNQVDLSWETACDAPAADYAIYGGSFENTDFEEPLDLICSTNGETSWTYQNLSSVSFFYLVVPIQGETEGSFGLLADGSERPRPPSTCKPAQVTSLVCTVDTDGDGIVDVDDNCPEDANPGQEDLDGDGLGDACDFDSSIDDDEDGVLNDVDNCPHDVNPGQEDIDGDGYGDACDDDSDNDGVDDGVDNCPFEPNPDQANSDGDFGGDACDDPEERLIFATGQSNGGNLGGFAGADADCQTAATTAGYSGTFVAWLSGTQNNGDDPVHAIDRIAAGGGPFVNVAGDVLATDFADLLDGWPVGSRMYYLGGGELVGPAWTGTYANGLLPYDETSFMQNCQTWTSENTALLSPRVGEFPTATTDGWTTANARACSWNLAHLCIEE from the coding sequence ATGCGCACTTGCTCGCTTCTGATCGCGGCCCTCGCCTTCCTGCCCGTCGCCGCCCAGACGACCGTCTACCACCTCGAACAGGACGCGGCGACGTTCTTGACGACGGACGCCACCGAGAACGCCGCCGGGCGGCGTCTCGTCGATATCGAGATCGACGGCACCGGGGGCTCGCGCACCTACAGCGGGCTGTGGACCGACGCCTTCGTAGGCGGCGGCGCGACGGTGCGCACGCTGGTCGACGGCGACTTGCCGGACTGGATCTTCTTCAAGGCGACCGTCGGCGAGCTGGACGGCGTCTGGCTCGACGTCGAGATGGTCGACGACGGCGTCGACGAGCGCTGGAGCGCGATCTTCCTCGAGCAGCCCGGTCGGCTGGTCAGCGGCATCATCGTCGACGAGGTCGAGGCGACGTTCGACATCGAGCACGCACAGATGCTGCGCGACGGCTACGCCATGACCGACTTCGACGTCTACGATCTGAACGGGACGCCGCACTACGTCGGCGTGTTCCACCGCGGCGACGACATCCCGATGACGCACCTCTACCGCGACATGACCAAGGACGAGGTGAACGCGCTGACCAACCCGATGCAGGGGCGCATCGTCGATCTCGAGGAGTACGAAAGCGCGACGCAGGGCGACCTGCGCTATGCGGTGCTCGTCGCCCAGTACGGCGGCGGCAACTGGGGAATCATCACCTACCTCGAGGATGCGCTCGCGATCGACTCGTGGACCGCAACCTGGGGCGCCGATCACCTGACCGACCTCGAGCTGACGAAGTCGGTGCCGGGAGAGACGCACTACATGGCGGTCTGGGGCGACACCTGGAAGGCCGCGCACGCCGTCGCACCGCTGGCGCCGGAGGTCGACCCGGAGCACCTGACCAGCGACCTGACGACGGCGATCTCGAATTTCGAGAGCGGGTCGTCGGTGGTCAACGTCCTCGGCTTTTACGGCAAGAATCTGCGCACCGACCAGTCGGTCGGGTATCGGAAGAACACGCCGTTCTACCTGGCGAGCGCCAGCAAGTGGGCGATCCACGCGCACCTCTGGTCGCGCATCGGCACCGGCGAGGTGGATCGGATCATGGACACGATCCCCTACACGAACGCAATCGACTCGGGGGCGCCGTGGTACGTGGACGAGCGCCCCAATCCGGGCTTCGGCACGGGCGGCATCGTCCAGGGCAACACGACGGCCGACGACCGGGGCATGACCTTCAGCGTCGATCGCTTCGACGACGGGATGATGACCCAGAGCGACAACGCGGCGACGTCGGCGCTGGTGCTGTCGACCGATCCCGCGGCCGGAGCGCCGCGGATCGGTGCCGCATGGGCGGATCCCGACCTCAACACGTGGCTGACCGAGGTCGCCGAGATCGCGTCCGGCTGGGGCGTGACGACGAGCATCCAGGACGTCGATCGCTACGAGTTGTGGAGCGGGCAACAGAACGCCGCGTTCCCGGTCGACAATTCGTACTTCGAGGCGCCCGGACACACGATGCGTCCGCGACTGTTCTCGTCGTTCAGGGCCTGCACGGTCCTGGGCGTGCCGCCGGACACGTGTCCCGCGGCCGGCGACTGCATCCGCTGCGACGCCACCTGTCTGAACGGCGAGATCTGCGCGGACATCGACGACCCGTGGGGCGACCTGGCCACATACTTCGGCCTGGTGGGACCGGGCCCGACCTTTCCGCCCGCCGACAACGGCTTCGGCGAGGCCCGTTACTTCCGGTCGGGTCTAAACAGCGCCACGCCACGCGCGTTCGGGCATCTGCTCGAGAAGTATTGGGAGCTGGAGTTTTTCGACGAGCCGACGCGAGACGCATCCCTGGCCAACCTGAATTCCAGCGACGACCTCACGGCGAATCTCGGATGCGCCCGTGTGGGCGGACCGACCGGCTGCTACCTGCCAATCGTCGCCTACTCGAAGGGCGGCTTGCGCGGCACCACGACGCGAAACAGTAAGGTCGTCGTCGACTCGTCGATCGTGCTACTCGATGACGAGGTGCTCGTCCTCAACGCGATGACGAAGGGCGGCAACCAGACGTCGGGCACGGTACAGACCAACGTGATGGCGCCGCTCGGTCAGGCGATGATCGAACGGTTGACGACCGACCTCTACTCGGAACCGGACGCGATCCGCGAGTTCTCATCGAGGAACGTCCGCGTGGGCGAGACGTTCCTGATTCAGTTGTGGATCTCGAACGCGGGCGGAGCGTCACCCGGCGGCGGCTACCCGGTCGGTTTCTTCCTGACGGACTCCCCGACCGACCCGACGCCGTTGGTCGATCTGGGCGAGGCGCAATTCCCGGGCATGCCGGGCTACTCCTCGGCCGGCAAGGTCCAGATCCTGACGATCCCACCGGGAACCGAGACCGGAACCTATTACCTGGGCTGGAGAATCGACGCGTGGACCGGCCCGTCCGACTGGGGCGAGATTCCCGAGTTCTCCGAGTCGAACAACCTTTACATCGACGCGGCACCGATCGAGGTGCTGCCGGATCGTCCGGTGTACTCGTTCGAGAGCCGTTCGTTGTGGGTCGAAACGTTCGCCGGGAGCGACTTTCCCGCGCCGGTGTCGCTCGACGCGATGCCGGGCGAACCGGCTTTCGTCGAGACGCTCATGCAGACCGCAAACGACATCTGCGACAACGGCGGGCCGCAGCCGATCGCGGCGACCGGAACGGCGACGCAGGACTCGTTCACCGATACCTACTCGCTGCGGGCTTTCGGTACCGGCACCAACGTCATCGACGACCCGGGACTCTGCCTGAACGCGGGGGCGACGGCGATCTCGTCGTTCGAGGCCGACCTCGACACCGACCGGACGTACTGGCTCGAGGTGCAGGCCGACCTTGACGACGCGCAGGTCGTCCTCTTTACATCTGGCGGTTTTCCGCAGTTCTGGGACACGCCCGGGACGCACACGTTCGCGACGGCGTTACCGGCGGGCAGTGTCGGGTTGTTCGCCGATGCGACGACCGGGCCGACCGCGCTGGACGCGTCGTTCGACATCTCGCTGGCGTTGGTCGACCCCGAGACGGCGGCCGGAAGGGTTCAGAACCTCACCGTCGAGCCCGGCGCGGGCAACAACCAGGTCGACCTGAGCTGGGAGACCGCCTGCGACGCGCCGGCGGCCGACTACGCGATCTACGGCGGGTCGTTCGAAAACACCGACTTCGAGGAGCCGCTCGACCTGATCTGCAGCACGAACGGCGAGACCTCCTGGACCTATCAGAACCTGAGCTCCGTGTCGTTCTTTTACCTCGTCGTCCCGATCCAGGGCGAGACCGAGGGCTCGTTCGGCCTACTGGCCGACGGCAGCGAGCGGCCGCGGCCACCCAGCACCTGCAAGCCGGCGCAGGTGACGTCGCTCGTCTGCACCGTCGACACGGACGGCGATGGCATCGTCGACGTCGACGACAATTGCCCCGAAGACGCCAACCCGGGTCAGGAGGACCTCGATGGCGACGGCCTCGGTGACGCGTGCGATTTCGACAGCTCGATCGACGACGACGAGGACGGCGTGCTGAACGACGTCGACAACTGCCCCCATGACGTGAACCCGGGACAGGAGGACATCGACGGCGACGGCTACGGCGACGCCTGCGACGACGACAGCGACAACGACGGCGTCGACGACGGCGTCGACAACTGTCCGTTCGAACCCAACCCCGACCAGGCCAACAGCGACGGCGACTTCGGTGGCGACGCGTGCGACGATCCCGAAGAGCGGCTGATCTTCGCCACCGGGCAGAGCAACGGCGGCAACCTCGGCGGCTTCGCCGGCGCGGACGCCGACTGCCAGACGGCCGCCACCACGGCCGGCTACAGCGGTACGTTCGTGGCCTGGCTGAGCGGCACGCAGAACAACGGCGACGACCCCGTCCATGCGATCGACCGGATCGCGGCGGGCGGCGGACCGTTCGTCAACGTCGCGGGCGACGTGCTGGCGACGGACTTCGCCGACCTGCTCGACGGCTGGCCGGTCGGCTCGCGGATGTATTACCTGGGCGGCGGCGAGCTCGTCGGCCCGGCGTGGACCGGCACCTACGCCAACGGCCTCCTCCCTTACGACGAGACGAGCTTCATGCAGAACTGCCAGACCTGGACGTCCGAGAACACTGCGTTGCTCAGTCCGCGGGTGGGCGAGTTCCCGACGGCGACGACCGACGGCTGGACGACGGCCAACGCCCGCGCCTGCTCGTGGAACCTGGCACATCTATGCATCGAGGAGTGA
- a CDS encoding serine protease — protein sequence MARKTPVLVLLSLALTTTALFSAPADKDGYLSVPGHPATLGEDPTQIAARQALDAQWLFDRRALTTRAPGIVVSLTDQDRIDIGMTDDKNATADDLRVRKMRVGVVKNIQGVNFRGVTPEQVTAGDVFAGGQLAATGDGFTWTLIAESPDALGMRVNFDRFSLPAGAEMWVYGENDEAFGPFTGFGRHDDGEFWAELIHTSRAYVQLHYKGEMDPRSLNEIRFDVPAVAILAVSDAAGTATRAICGNASCINTSNSGASATQKAAAGHMRWVSGAFLNICSGALIADTDNSSERPLFLTANHCVSRGKDARNLQVYFNYTSGCSPSGNSTSGSQILSSSGNGDHTLLELNQNPPGGTSFLGWSNVPIASNNNASMERISHPNAQSQSFSAHSVDSGSFTCNGFPRGEFIYSRDTNGATDGGSSGGPVVNGGGLIVGQLFGACGSNLGDVCDVNNNRTMDGALAHYYSSVSTYLDPDGGGDPPGGDCDNDNVCEPGEDCTNCGDCAGRQNGRPANRYCCGDGTEQNAETSALCDGNF from the coding sequence ATGGCACGAAAGACGCCTGTATTGGTTTTGCTGTCGCTGGCACTGACCACGACGGCACTCTTCTCCGCACCGGCCGACAAGGATGGCTACCTGTCGGTTCCCGGTCACCCCGCCACCCTCGGCGAGGACCCCACGCAGATCGCGGCCCGGCAGGCCCTCGATGCCCAGTGGCTGTTCGACAGGCGCGCGCTGACGACCCGCGCTCCCGGCATCGTCGTCTCCCTGACCGATCAGGACCGGATCGACATCGGCATGACCGACGACAAGAATGCCACGGCCGATGACCTGCGGGTGCGCAAGATGCGCGTCGGCGTCGTCAAGAACATTCAGGGCGTCAACTTCCGCGGCGTCACCCCCGAGCAGGTCACAGCAGGCGACGTCTTCGCCGGTGGCCAGCTCGCAGCGACCGGCGACGGCTTCACCTGGACGCTGATCGCCGAATCGCCCGACGCGCTCGGTATGCGCGTCAACTTCGACCGCTTCTCGCTCCCCGCCGGCGCCGAGATGTGGGTCTACGGTGAAAACGACGAGGCCTTCGGGCCGTTCACCGGTTTTGGCCGCCATGACGACGGCGAGTTCTGGGCCGAGCTGATCCACACCTCGCGGGCCTACGTGCAGTTACACTACAAGGGTGAAATGGATCCGCGCTCGCTCAACGAGATCCGTTTCGACGTCCCGGCTGTCGCGATCCTCGCGGTGAGTGACGCGGCCGGCACTGCGACTCGGGCGATCTGCGGCAACGCGTCGTGCATCAACACCTCCAACTCCGGTGCGAGCGCAACCCAGAAGGCTGCCGCCGGTCACATGCGTTGGGTCTCCGGCGCGTTTCTCAACATCTGCAGTGGTGCGTTGATCGCCGATACGGACAACTCCAGCGAGCGCCCGCTATTCCTGACCGCCAACCACTGCGTCAGTCGCGGCAAGGACGCCCGCAACCTGCAGGTCTACTTCAACTACACCAGCGGCTGCTCGCCGTCGGGCAACTCGACGTCCGGATCGCAGATCCTTTCGTCGAGCGGCAATGGCGACCACACGCTGCTCGAGCTGAACCAGAACCCGCCGGGCGGCACGTCGTTCCTCGGCTGGTCCAATGTGCCGATCGCGAGCAACAACAACGCCTCGATGGAGCGGATCTCACACCCCAACGCCCAGTCCCAGTCGTTCTCGGCGCACAGCGTCGACTCGGGATCGTTTACCTGCAACGGCTTCCCGCGTGGCGAGTTCATCTACAGTCGCGACACCAACGGCGCGACCGACGGCGGTAGTAGCGGCGGCCCGGTGGTCAATGGCGGCGGCTTGATCGTCGGCCAGCTGTTCGGCGCCTGCGGCAGCAACCTGGGCGACGTCTGCGACGTCAACAACAACCGCACGATGGACGGTGCGCTGGCTCACTACTACTCGAGTGTGTCGACGTATCTGGATCCGGACGGCGGCGGTGACCCGCCCGGCGGCGACTGCGACAACGACAATGTCTGCGAGCCGGGCGAGGACTGCACCAACTGTGGCGACTGCGCGGGACGTCAAAATGGCCGTCCCGCCAACCGCTACTGCTGCGGTGACGGAACGGAACAAAACGCCGAGACCTCGGCGCTTTGCGACGGAAACTTCTGA
- a CDS encoding S8 family serine peptidase: MRLSAVACTDEYLELSGTSMAAPMVAGAAIRMIGREPTLNPGSVKARLMSSWSVYSAPTS; encoded by the coding sequence ATCCGCCTATCCGCGGTCGCTTGCACGGATGAGTACCTCGAACTGTCCGGTACCAGCATGGCCGCCCCGATGGTCGCCGGTGCCGCGATTCGCATGATCGGTCGCGAGCCGACGCTCAACCCGGGCTCGGTCAAGGCGCGTTTGATGTCCTCCTGGTCGGTCTATTCGGCACCCACCTCGTGA